In the Clostridium beijerinckii genome, one interval contains:
- a CDS encoding sensor histidine kinase has translation MNYVYNILVQFVDRVALLLMCLFVITRFGGFREIFSRDNYSKRDYLIACIVFSLFAIIANYTGLNVEGSLVNVRTITIVSGGIIFGPVVGIVAGVLSGVHRYLIDVGGITSIPCLISSITAGIISGYINRKIQRNYRWISGIIAGVFSETITMILILLLSRPFSLGIDIVSKIALPMILGQISVGFIVQLIQSIEDDKEKIAARQAKLALDIANKTLPYFRNINSDSLNKICTVIRDDIDADAVSITDTKNILAYIGVGKEYYNIGHEIITEVTKEAINSDKIIIRNNGLQDKSLMLKSAIIIPLKVKNEVIGALKIYYKTSHRITYSLQALAVGLSQIISTLMEVSKVEQMKTMANKAELKALQRQINPHFLFNALNAITSFIRIDPNKARELIINLASYLRYNLEINSEFIDIKKELKQVKDYIEIEKARFGNKLNIVYDVDNVDIDIPSLTIQPLVENAIIHGILKDKGAGTVKIIVKDRGEKVKISIIDSGVGISEEAIKNIYKDAVPENKIGLYNVHLRIKLIYGEGLIIERLEKGTKIEFYIKRR, from the coding sequence TTGAATTACGTATATAACATATTAGTTCAATTCGTAGATAGAGTCGCACTACTGCTTATGTGTTTATTTGTTATAACAAGATTTGGAGGCTTTAGAGAAATATTTAGTAGGGACAATTATAGTAAAAGAGACTATTTAATTGCTTGTATAGTATTTTCTCTATTCGCCATAATAGCTAATTATACAGGACTTAATGTTGAAGGCTCTCTCGTAAATGTTCGGACAATAACTATAGTATCTGGAGGTATAATATTTGGACCAGTAGTTGGAATTGTAGCCGGAGTACTATCTGGTGTACATAGATATTTAATAGATGTAGGGGGTATAACTTCAATCCCATGTCTTATAAGCAGTATAACAGCAGGAATAATATCTGGATATATTAACAGAAAGATTCAACGAAACTATAGATGGATATCTGGAATAATAGCAGGGGTGTTTTCTGAAACCATTACAATGATTCTTATACTTTTATTAAGCAGACCTTTTTCTTTAGGCATTGATATAGTATCTAAAATAGCATTACCAATGATACTAGGTCAAATTAGTGTAGGCTTTATTGTTCAATTAATTCAAAGTATAGAGGACGATAAAGAGAAAATAGCTGCTAGACAAGCAAAACTGGCACTTGATATAGCTAATAAGACTCTCCCTTACTTTAGAAATATAAATAGTGATTCTCTAAATAAGATATGCACTGTCATAAGAGATGATATTGATGCTGACGCAGTATCAATAACTGATACAAAAAATATATTAGCTTATATCGGAGTTGGAAAAGAATATTACAACATTGGACACGAAATAATAACTGAAGTAACTAAAGAGGCAATAAATAGCGATAAAATAATTATAAGAAATAATGGACTGCAAGATAAAAGCTTAATGTTAAAGTCTGCAATTATAATACCTCTTAAAGTGAAGAACGAAGTTATAGGAGCCTTAAAAATATATTATAAAACCTCTCATAGAATAACTTATTCTCTACAAGCTCTTGCTGTTGGACTTTCTCAAATTATATCAACATTAATGGAAGTATCAAAGGTTGAACAAATGAAAACAATGGCTAATAAAGCAGAGCTTAAAGCTCTTCAGAGGCAGATAAACCCACACTTTTTATTTAATGCCCTAAACGCTATAACTTCCTTTATTAGAATAGATCCAAATAAAGCAAGAGAACTTATAATAAACCTAGCTAGTTATTTGAGATATAATTTAGAGATAAACAGTGAATTTATAGATATTAAGAAAGAATTAAAACAAGTTAAAGATTATATAGAAATTGAGAAGGCGAGATTTGGAAATAAATTAAATATAGTCTATGATGTAGATAATGTAGATATCGATATACCAAGTCTTACAATACAGCCTCTAGTAGAAAATGCTATAATTCATGGTATTTTAAAAGATAAGGGAGCGGGCACAGTAAAAATAATTGTAAAGGATAGAGGTGAAAAAGTAAAAATCTCTATAATAGATAGTGGTGTTGGCATAAGTGAAGAGGCAATTAAAAATATATATAAAGATGCAGTGCCTGAAAATAAAATAGGACTTTACAATGTACATTTAAGAATTAAACTTATTTATGGGGAAGGACTTATTATAGAAAGATTAGAAAAGGGAACTAAAATAGAATTTTACATAAAGAGAAGGTGA
- a CDS encoding PTS lactose/cellobiose transporter subunit IIA: protein MEGMELIAFNIISNVGTAKSMGIQALIKGRGGNVEEAEKLLEDASVFMREGHKSHAQLIQEEAKGNKQEFSLILMHAEDQLMAAEIILSLAKEMLYMQKEINDLKKK, encoded by the coding sequence ATGGAAGGAATGGAGTTAATAGCTTTCAATATTATTAGTAATGTTGGAACGGCAAAGAGTATGGGAATCCAGGCTTTAATTAAAGGAAGAGGCGGAAATGTAGAAGAGGCAGAAAAATTACTTGAAGATGCATCCGTGTTTATGAGAGAAGGACATAAGTCACATGCACAACTTATACAAGAAGAAGCAAAAGGAAATAAGCAAGAGTTTTCATTAATACTTATGCATGCTGAAGATCAATTAATGGCAGCAGAAATAATTTTATCTTTAGCTAAAGAGATGTTATATATGCAGAAAGAAATAAATGATTTAAAGAAAAAATAG
- a CDS encoding PTS sugar transporter subunit IIC: MNKFFEKLGKASQKLGGEIHLRSLRDAFASLIPFIIIAGLMIFINYVVIEPTGFMSKIINPATLTTWQDVGTSINNGTLNFLAVLLAGACAYHLAINRKFENPIAPALLAISIFVVLLPFVISTTPVGVKEAVKVAGVISYSSTNSGGMFVGIITSLLSTELFMWLSKNEKLKINIGGEAVPPAVTKSFNSLIPIMITILIFAVVSFAIKQLFGTDINSLILKTIQRPLVALVTSLPGFIILMLLSNLLFAIGIHPGGVIAPIMDPVLYTAMNENMTAFAQGQPIPHIISMSFKDTFGVMGGSGNTIALLIAIFLFSKRKDYRDIAKLSTAPGIFNINEPVIFGLPIVFDLTLMIPFVLASPICLTVAYLVTEAGWMSPVVIQTPWTTPPILSGFLATGGDWRASVFQIIMIALTVLLYIPFLKVAEKKQIEE; the protein is encoded by the coding sequence ATGAACAAATTTTTTGAAAAACTAGGGAAAGCATCGCAAAAGTTAGGTGGAGAAATACACTTGAGATCACTTAGAGATGCATTTGCATCACTAATTCCATTCATTATTATTGCAGGCTTAATGATTTTCATTAACTATGTTGTTATTGAACCAACAGGATTTATGTCTAAAATAATTAATCCAGCAACATTAACTACTTGGCAAGATGTTGGAACATCTATTAATAATGGTACTTTAAATTTCTTAGCAGTATTGCTAGCGGGTGCATGTGCATATCATCTAGCAATAAATAGGAAATTTGAAAATCCAATAGCACCAGCGCTTCTAGCTATTTCAATATTTGTTGTTTTATTACCATTTGTGATTTCAACTACACCTGTAGGAGTTAAAGAGGCAGTTAAAGTTGCAGGAGTTATTTCTTATAGTTCCACTAATTCAGGTGGGATGTTCGTAGGTATTATAACGTCACTATTATCAACTGAATTATTTATGTGGTTATCTAAAAATGAAAAACTTAAGATTAATATAGGTGGAGAAGCAGTACCTCCAGCCGTTACAAAGTCTTTTAATAGTTTAATACCTATAATGATTACTATTCTAATTTTTGCTGTAGTGTCATTTGCAATAAAACAACTTTTTGGGACAGATATAAATTCACTGATCTTAAAAACAATACAACGACCATTGGTAGCTCTAGTTACTAGTTTACCAGGATTTATAATATTAATGCTGTTGTCTAATTTATTATTTGCAATAGGGATACATCCAGGAGGGGTAATTGCGCCAATTATGGATCCAGTATTATACACAGCTATGAATGAAAATATGACTGCTTTTGCTCAAGGTCAACCTATCCCTCACATAATTAGCATGTCATTTAAGGACACATTTGGAGTAATGGGTGGATCAGGTAATACTATTGCGTTATTAATTGCTATATTCTTATTCTCAAAGAGAAAGGATTATAGAGATATTGCTAAACTTTCCACAGCACCAGGTATATTTAATATTAATGAGCCAGTTATATTTGGTTTACCAATAGTATTTGATTTAACACTAATGATTCCATTTGTATTAGCTTCACCAATTTGCTTAACTGTTGCATACTTAGTGACTGAGGCAGGATGGATGTCACCAGTAGTAATTCAAACACCTTGGACGACTCCACCAATTTTATCAGGATTTCTAGCAACCGGTGGAGATTGGAGAGCTTCAGTATTTCAAATAATTATGATTGCACTTACAGTCTTACTATATATTCCTTTTTTAAAGGTTGCAGAGAAAAAACAGATTGAAGAATAA
- a CDS encoding glycoside hydrolase family 1 protein — protein MKKFYEFPEGFWWGSASSAEQSEGKGNTDKGKTIWDHWFQLEKNRFYDEVGPDITSDFFYRYEDDIKLMKELGHNSFRMSISWARLFPNGDGEVNEKAVEFYNNVINSFIANDVKPFINLYHFDMPLVMQEKGGWESKEVVEAYVNYADKCFELFGDRAEHWFTFNEPLGPVLGGYLQDFHYPNIIDFKRGAQVAFNTILAHAKAIERFKKHNLKSKIGVILNLSPTYPRSSNKYDVEAAEYCDLFYNRSFLDPCVKGEFPKKLVDTLKKYNQIPIYTDDELKIIKENTAQILGINYYEPRRAKARENAVNPNSPFMPEWFFDPYIMPGRKFNNYRGWEIYEKGILDLCNDVKENYGNIEAFISENGMGVTDEERFLENGQINDEYRINFIKGHLKYVHKAIEEGCNIKGYHLWTFIDCWSWMNAYKNRYGLVSLDLKTQKRTVKKSGEFYKLLATNNGFEE, from the coding sequence ATGAAAAAATTTTATGAATTTCCAGAAGGATTCTGGTGGGGGAGTGCCTCATCAGCAGAGCAATCAGAAGGCAAAGGTAATACTGATAAAGGAAAAACTATTTGGGATCATTGGTTTCAATTAGAAAAAAACAGATTCTATGATGAAGTTGGACCAGATATTACTTCAGATTTCTTCTATAGGTATGAAGATGATATCAAATTAATGAAGGAACTTGGACATAATTCATTTAGAATGTCTATTTCGTGGGCTCGATTATTTCCAAATGGAGATGGAGAAGTTAATGAAAAAGCAGTTGAATTTTATAATAATGTAATTAATTCATTTATAGCTAATGATGTAAAGCCTTTTATTAACTTATATCACTTTGATATGCCGTTAGTAATGCAGGAAAAGGGAGGATGGGAAAGTAAAGAGGTCGTTGAGGCATATGTGAACTATGCAGATAAGTGTTTTGAATTATTTGGAGACAGAGCTGAGCATTGGTTTACATTTAATGAACCTTTAGGACCAGTACTTGGAGGGTACTTACAAGATTTTCACTATCCAAACATAATAGATTTTAAGAGGGGTGCACAAGTAGCTTTTAATACAATTCTTGCACATGCAAAAGCCATTGAAAGATTTAAAAAACACAATCTAAAATCTAAAATTGGAGTAATATTAAATCTTAGTCCTACTTATCCAAGAAGTTCAAATAAGTATGATGTGGAGGCAGCAGAATATTGTGACTTATTTTATAATAGAAGCTTCTTAGATCCTTGTGTAAAAGGCGAATTTCCTAAGAAGTTAGTTGATACTCTTAAAAAATATAATCAAATTCCTATATATACAGATGATGAGCTAAAAATAATTAAAGAAAATACAGCTCAAATTTTAGGAATAAATTATTATGAACCAAGAAGAGCAAAGGCGAGAGAAAATGCTGTTAATCCTAATTCTCCATTTATGCCAGAATGGTTTTTTGATCCATATATAATGCCAGGAAGAAAGTTTAATAATTATAGAGGATGGGAAATATACGAGAAAGGAATACTAGATCTTTGTAATGATGTTAAAGAAAATTATGGAAATATAGAAGCTTTTATATCCGAAAATGGTATGGGTGTCACTGATGAAGAACGTTTTCTTGAAAATGGACAAATTAATGATGAATACAGAATTAATTTTATTAAGGGACATTTAAAATATGTTCATAAAGCAATTGAAGAGGGATGTAATATAAAAGGATATCATCTATGGACATTCATTGATTGTTGGTCATGGATGAATGCATATAAAAATAGGTATGGTTTAGTTAGTTTAGATTTAAAAACTCAAAAGAGAACAGTAAAGAAAAGTGGAGAGTTTTATAAACTGTTAGCTACAAATAATGGTTTTGAAGAATAA
- a CDS encoding PTS sugar transporter subunit IIB, whose product MKKILLVCNAGMSTSMLVQKMIRVAKEKGIEVTIEAIPSTDLSQCWQSADVILLGPQIGFMKDSVKETVENKISVEVISMVDYGRMNADKVLTFAIDLMK is encoded by the coding sequence ATGAAAAAAATATTATTAGTATGTAATGCAGGAATGTCAACATCAATGCTTGTACAAAAGATGATTAGAGTGGCAAAAGAAAAGGGTATAGAAGTAACAATAGAAGCTATACCTTCGACAGATTTATCTCAATGTTGGCAAAGTGCTGATGTAATTTTACTAGGACCTCAAATTGGATTTATGAAAGACAGTGTAAAAGAGACAGTAGAAAATAAGATATCAGTAGAAGTTATTAGTATGGTTGATTATGGCAGAATGAATGCTGACAAAGTTTTAACTTTCGCTATAGATTTAATGAAATAA
- a CDS encoding IS3 family transposase, which yields MKSINMRSVIRKKRKHYIQSTPQITAENKLNREFYAKKPNEKWLTDVTEFKLLNGKKAYLSAIFDLAVSANPTAKPLFHSDRGFQYTNRTFKAKLDKIKATQSMSRVSRCIDNGPMEGFWGTLKCEMYYLQKFYTYEELRQAIDEYIVFYNTKRLQKNLKGLTPIEYRNQTLVS from the coding sequence ATGAAATCTATTAACATGAGATCAGTTATAAGAAAAAAGAGAAAGCATTATATTCAAAGTACTCCACAAATTACAGCAGAAAACAAATTAAATAGAGAATTTTATGCAAAGAAACCAAATGAAAAATGGTTAACAGATGTTACTGAATTTAAACTACTTAATGGTAAAAAGGCTTACCTTAGCGCAATATTTGATTTAGCAGTAAGTGCTAATCCGACTGCAAAGCCACTGTTTCATAGTGACAGAGGATTTCAGTATACTAATAGGACTTTCAAAGCTAAACTTGATAAAATCAAAGCAACTCAAAGCATGTCACGTGTCAGCAGATGTATCGACAACGGACCAATGGAAGGTTTTTGGGGAACTCTAAAATGTGAGATGTACTATTTGCAAAAATTTTATACATATGAAGAATTGAGACAAGCAATTGATGAATACATAGTTTTCTATAATACAAAAAGACTACAGAAAAACTTAAAAGGTCTGACTCCAATTGAATATCGAAATCAGACCTTGGTTTCATAA
- a CDS encoding ROK family protein, giving the protein MNYYLGIDIGGTNLRAAILDNEYNLIDKFKIDNIVEKGADYNVDNLIKIIREKWNTYNIQAIGVACPGPLDIRNGVIINPPNLKGWEGFEIKKYFEERFKLPTTVNNDANVAGYCEAKIGTAKNAESAYYITLSTGVGGGFVYKNEIINGFNNIAGEVCNMIINEDEYSHAGLNAGGLEGQCSGVSISRIASKKLGQELTAKDVFDRAKDGEVNCREVLNEWSINLSKAIANIITIVDPEVIVLGGSVILNNSNYLEKLINEVKLRVFNNINVNIKLAKIGDDAGLLGAGILASCLK; this is encoded by the coding sequence ATGAATTATTATTTGGGAATTGATATAGGAGGTACCAACTTAAGAGCCGCTATTTTAGATAATGAATATAATTTAATAGATAAATTTAAAATAGATAATATCGTTGAAAAAGGTGCGGACTATAATGTAGATAATTTAATAAAAATAATTAGGGAAAAGTGGAATACATATAACATTCAGGCTATTGGTGTGGCATGTCCAGGTCCTTTAGATATAAGAAATGGAGTAATAATTAATCCGCCTAATTTAAAAGGATGGGAAGGATTTGAAATAAAAAAATACTTTGAAGAGCGTTTTAAATTACCTACAACTGTAAATAATGATGCAAATGTGGCTGGATATTGTGAAGCTAAGATAGGAACAGCTAAAAATGCTGAAAGTGCATATTATATTACTCTATCAACAGGAGTAGGTGGAGGATTTGTTTATAAAAATGAGATAATTAATGGTTTTAATAACATAGCTGGAGAAGTATGCAACATGATAATAAATGAAGATGAATATAGTCATGCGGGCTTAAACGCTGGGGGATTAGAAGGGCAGTGCAGTGGAGTAAGTATTTCTAGAATTGCTAGTAAGAAGTTAGGACAGGAACTCACGGCCAAAGATGTTTTTGACAGAGCTAAGGATGGAGAAGTAAATTGCAGAGAGGTTTTAAATGAGTGGTCTATAAATTTATCTAAAGCAATTGCTAATATAATAACTATTGTAGATCCAGAAGTTATAGTACTTGGCGGATCAGTTATATTAAACAATTCTAATTACTTAGAAAAATTAATTAATGAAGTTAAGCTAAGAGTATTTAACAATATTAATGTAAATATTAAATTGGCTAAAATAGGTGATGATGCAGGATTGCTTGGAGCGGGGATTCTAGCATCTTGTTTAAAATGA
- a CDS encoding OFA family MFS transporter — protein sequence MNEKHENRWLIVLGTVIAQLGLGTIYTWSLFNQPLVDKFGWQLNKVTITFSITSFALAFATLAGGKLQEKLGIRKLISISGLILGIGLILTSKVTSLTMLYVTAGIIVGAADGIAYLTSLSNCIKWFPEKKGLISGISVGAYGTGSLIFKYINGSLIYSNGVSEAFLYWGIIAMILVVIGAQLLKDAPIVSSIINNTNNNSNEKDFSVKEMLKTKDAYFLFLIFFTSCMSGLYLIGIVKDIGVQLAGLTPAVAANAVAMVAIFNTAGRIILGALSDKLGRLNVLIFTLTVTTASVFVLSFVHLDFIIFFICVASIAFCFGGNITVFPTIVGDFFGSKNQTKNYGIIYQGFGFGALSGSFIATLAGGFIPTFIIVGGLCIVSIILTYMMNPTKFNTYFERTHRLVEEIS from the coding sequence ATGAATGAAAAACATGAAAACCGTTGGTTAATAGTTTTAGGTACAGTAATTGCCCAATTGGGACTCGGAACAATTTATACTTGGAGTTTATTTAATCAGCCTCTAGTAGACAAATTTGGATGGCAGTTAAATAAAGTAACTATTACTTTCTCTATAACTAGTTTTGCTTTAGCATTCGCTACATTAGCTGGAGGTAAACTTCAAGAAAAACTAGGAATTAGAAAACTTATATCAATTTCAGGTTTAATCTTAGGGATTGGTCTAATATTAACATCTAAAGTAACTTCACTAACAATGTTATATGTTACAGCTGGCATAATAGTTGGAGCCGCAGATGGTATTGCATATCTTACATCACTTTCAAATTGTATTAAGTGGTTTCCAGAAAAAAAAGGACTTATCTCAGGAATATCAGTTGGAGCCTATGGAACTGGAAGTTTAATATTTAAATATATTAATGGAAGTTTAATATATAGTAATGGTGTTTCAGAAGCATTTTTATATTGGGGAATTATAGCTATGATATTGGTTGTTATTGGTGCCCAGTTATTAAAAGATGCTCCAATAGTAAGTTCTATTATTAATAACACTAATAATAATTCAAATGAAAAAGATTTTTCAGTAAAAGAAATGCTTAAGACTAAAGATGCGTACTTTTTATTTTTAATATTCTTCACATCTTGCATGAGCGGTCTTTATTTAATAGGAATTGTTAAAGATATCGGTGTTCAATTAGCTGGACTTACACCTGCTGTGGCAGCAAATGCAGTAGCTATGGTTGCAATCTTTAATACAGCTGGAAGAATTATATTAGGAGCTTTATCAGATAAACTTGGCAGATTAAACGTACTAATTTTTACCCTTACTGTTACAACTGCTTCAGTATTTGTTTTAAGCTTTGTACATTTAGATTTTATAATTTTCTTTATATGTGTTGCTTCAATTGCATTTTGCTTCGGCGGAAATATTACAGTATTTCCTACTATCGTAGGTGATTTCTTCGGTTCTAAAAATCAAACTAAAAACTATGGAATTATATATCAAGGATTTGGTTTTGGAGCTCTTTCGGGTTCGTTCATTGCAACATTAGCAGGAGGCTTTATACCTACCTTTATAATTGTTGGAGGTTTATGCATAGTATCGATAATTTTAACTTATATGATGAACCCAACAAAATTTAATACTTATTTTGAACGAACTCATAGATTAGTAGAAGAAATTTCATAA
- a CDS encoding GntR family transcriptional regulator yields METIEKGRLYMPPKYKVVYEDIKNKINNYIYKTNEKIPDGDSLAECYNCSKLTIAKALDLLVQEGMLIRRQGSGTYVKENLSNRTTIELDNISGYSKKFSTEHLKSTVIDFSIITPPKEIAEKLNITDEYIYKILRLRSVDNDPQILEETYMPIYVIPGLKEHHLEGSIYDYITNELGFKIQSAHISIKGDEANSNDKLYLNLTESDFIIELEKICYLENGKIFEYSKTHHRYDVFKFNTVLVNNI; encoded by the coding sequence GTGGAAACAATTGAGAAAGGAAGATTATATATGCCGCCTAAATACAAAGTAGTATATGAAGATATAAAGAATAAGATAAATAATTATATTTATAAAACCAATGAAAAAATTCCAGATGGAGATTCTTTAGCTGAATGCTATAATTGCAGTAAACTTACAATAGCTAAAGCATTAGATTTATTAGTTCAAGAAGGTATGCTAATAAGACGACAGGGCTCTGGTACTTACGTTAAAGAAAATCTGTCCAACAGGACTACTATAGAATTAGATAATATTTCAGGTTATTCTAAAAAATTTAGTACAGAGCATCTAAAATCAACTGTGATAGATTTTTCTATTATCACACCACCTAAAGAAATTGCAGAAAAACTTAACATCACCGATGAATATATATATAAAATTTTACGATTACGATCTGTGGATAATGACCCACAAATACTAGAAGAAACTTATATGCCTATTTATGTTATACCTGGACTAAAAGAACACCATTTAGAAGGCTCTATTTATGATTACATAACAAATGAACTTGGATTTAAAATTCAAAGCGCCCACATCTCTATAAAAGGTGATGAGGCTAACTCTAACGATAAACTTTATTTAAATTTGACAGAGTCTGACTTTATTATAGAGCTTGAGAAAATATGTTATTTAGAAAATGGTAAGATTTTCGAATATTCGAAAACGCACCATAGATATGACGTTTTCAAATTCAATACTGTTTTAGTAAATAATATTTAG
- a CDS encoding LytR/AlgR family response regulator transcription factor, whose protein sequence is MKAIIVEDEFLAREELKYFITNYSNIEIIDEFEDGIDVLKFIQNNEVDVIFMDINIPSLDGVLLAKSISKFSKKPYIVFITAYKEHAAEAFEIEAFDYILKPYSESRIVSMLKKLEDLNKYKENNLNKVNIQNKINLWKNEKIIVVNIDDIYYCVAEERITHVFTKKDEYSVSLGIAEFYDSLPKDIFFRCHRSYIVNINKIREIIPWFNNTYNLKLQDIDYQIPVSRSNIKEFKQLMNI, encoded by the coding sequence ATGAAAGCTATAATAGTTGAAGATGAGTTTTTAGCACGAGAAGAGCTTAAATATTTTATTACAAATTATAGCAATATAGAAATAATAGATGAATTTGAGGACGGAATAGATGTACTTAAATTTATCCAAAATAACGAAGTTGATGTTATATTCATGGATATAAATATCCCCTCATTGGATGGTGTGTTACTTGCTAAAAGTATAAGCAAGTTTTCTAAAAAACCATATATAGTTTTTATAACAGCCTACAAGGAACATGCGGCAGAAGCTTTCGAAATAGAAGCTTTTGACTATATACTAAAGCCTTATTCAGAATCCAGAATTGTATCTATGCTAAAAAAATTGGAGGACCTTAATAAATATAAAGAAAACAACTTAAATAAAGTTAACATACAAAATAAGATAAATTTATGGAAAAACGAAAAAATAATTGTAGTAAATATAGATGATATATATTACTGCGTTGCTGAAGAAAGAATAACCCATGTTTTTACGAAGAAAGACGAGTATTCAGTAAGCTTAGGTATAGCTGAATTTTATGACAGCCTGCCAAAAGATATTTTCTTTAGATGCCATAGATCTTATATTGTTAATATAAATAAAATAAGAGAAATAATACCTTGGTTTAATAATACTTATAATTTAAAACTTCAAGATATAGATTATCAAATACCTGTAAGCAGAAGTAACATAAAAGAGTTTAAACAGCTTATGAATATATAA
- a CDS encoding helix-turn-helix domain-containing protein, which yields MSRKTKCSLEEKLKGIKEYLSGEKAVIQICDEMGIHSATFYDWLKIYNDVGEANLIVSTKNKYYCDSLKLNAVKDYLAGKGSLRNICCTYEISSPRVLSDWIKKYNGHKTIKSHNKQGDRIMTNGRKTTYEERIEIVAFCISNNDDYQATADKFNVSYQQVYTWVRKYKANGYEELIDRRGKRKDTDEITESDKLSAQLKLIEAENRRLKMEIDFLKKLKEVERRR from the coding sequence ATGTCAAGAAAAACGAAATGTTCTCTGGAAGAGAAATTGAAAGGAATTAAAGAATACCTATCAGGAGAAAAAGCAGTTATACAGATATGCGATGAGATGGGAATTCATAGTGCCACATTTTATGACTGGTTGAAAATATATAATGATGTTGGTGAAGCAAATTTAATAGTTTCTACAAAAAACAAATATTATTGCGATTCGCTTAAACTTAATGCAGTTAAAGATTATCTAGCTGGAAAAGGCTCTTTAAGAAATATATGCTGCACATATGAAATTTCATCTCCTCGTGTTCTCAGCGATTGGATTAAGAAGTATAATGGTCATAAAACAATTAAATCTCATAATAAGCAAGGGGATAGAATTATGACTAATGGAAGAAAGACTACTTATGAAGAAAGAATTGAGATTGTTGCATTCTGCATTTCGAATAATGATGATTATCAAGCTACTGCTGATAAATTTAATGTTTCTTATCAACAAGTTTATACCTGGGTAAGAAAATACAAAGCTAATGGATATGAAGAGCTAATAGATCGTCGCGGTAAGCGTAAAGATACTGATGAGATTACTGAGTCTGATAAATTATCCGCACAATTAAAACTTATTGAAGCAGAAAATAGACGTTTAAAGATGGAGATTGATTTCTTAAAAAAATTGAAAGAAGTAGAAAGAAGGCGATAA